A stretch of DNA from Massilia litorea:
CAGAACTTGCTGGCCGGCTCCACGATATCGAACACACCCTTGAAGCCCGGCGGAATGATGCCGGTGTCGCCCGGCCCGTAGGCAAGGGTCGTGCTGCCGTCTTCATTCGAAATCTCCACCTTCCCCGTCAGGATGTGAAAGAACTCGTGCTTGTCTTCGTCGAGGGCGATGCGGTAGCTGCCGGCTTCGGCGCTCCAGGTGCCCGAGCGCACGCCGTGGGCGTCGTTCGCAAAATATTCCTGGCTGGTGCGCAGGGGATTGCCGCGGATGCGGCGGTCTTCGTCCGGGTGCTGCTGCTTGATGTCGGGCGTGATGTCGTAAAAGCGGAGCATGGTCATGTGGGCCTCGTTAAGTAAAGGTTGAAAATCAGTCGAGCAGCTGGCCGAAGCGCACCACCGTCACGCCCGGACGCAGCTGGCGCAGCGAGGGCATGACGAGCACGCAGTTCGGGTAGGGCGTGGTGACCGGTTCGCCGTCGTTCCAGCCGATCACGCTACCCTGTTCAGGAAAGGTTTCGAGCCCGGTGTAGGGACCTGCGAAGCGGAAGTCCATGCTGCGTGCGACCACCGGATCGGTGACGCGCACGACCTTGACCGGCTCGGTGCGCGGCGCCAGCCAGCCTGCCGGCAGGTCCGGTTCGTCGACCACGCCGGCAAGCAGCAGGAAACGCGCGCAGCAATCGCGGGCGACGTCCACCGCTTTCGCTTCCCAGTGCTGGCCGCACTCGATTAGCAGCGCTTCCTTCGGACTGGCGGGGTCGCCGAAGCCGGCGTAGTCGCGCATGCGGCGGCCTTCGGGGTGGCCGGCGTCGCTGACGATCCAGGCCGGCACGCCCAGCTTGCGGGCGAGGGCGATTCCTTTCTCGTGCGGGCCGCAGACGTTCAGCGGCGCGCTGCGTTCATGCATCGAGTGCAGATCGAGCAGCCAGTCGACGCTGTCGACCAGCGGGCGCATGGCGCGCGCGCGCCGCAGTTCGCTCGAATCGCGGGCGGCGTTGTCGAGGATTGCCTCGCTCCAGACGCGGTTGAAATCCTGGTCGACGTAGCGGGAGGCGTCCGGATTGGCCGGTTCGAAGCGGGCGTAGGCGTCGACGTTGGCGAAGGCGAGCGTCAGCTTGCCGCGGCGCGGACGCAGGCCGGCGTCGATCAGCCCGCCGACCGCGATCGCGCCGCAGACCTCATTGCCGTGGGTGAGGGCATTGAGCATCACGTGCGGACCGGGCACGCCGCTGTCGAAGGTCCAGGCGTAAGGCAGGCCGGCATTGCCCGCGGCATAGGGCGAGATGTCGGGAAAGGCGACTTCGATCGGATAGGTTTCGTGGTCTGCGGTGTTCATTCGACGCCTCCCAGGCACAAGTATTTGGTATGCATGTAATCGTCCAGGCCATAGCGCGATCCTTCGCGCCCATAGCCCGATTCCTTGACGCCGCCGAAGGGCGCCGATTCGGCCGCCAGCGCGCCTTCGTTGATTCCGACGATCCCGGTTTCCAGAAGATCGGCGACGCGCCAGACGCGCGCGATGTCGCGCGAATAAAAATACGCAGCCAGGCCGAAGGGTGTGTCGTTGGCCTGCGCCACCACCTCATCCTCGTGCTCGAAGGGGAAGAGGGCGACCACCGGGCCGAAGGTCTCCTCGTTTGCGAGCAGCATGCCGGCATGCGCGTTGCCGATCAGGGTAGGGGCGTAGTAGGTGCCGTCGGGTGCGAGCCGTTCGCCGCCGGCCAGCAGCACGCCGCCGTGCGCCAGGGCGTCGGCCACGTGCTGCATGATCTTGTCGAGCGCGCGCAGGTTGATCATCGGGCCGACCTGCGAACCCGGATCGCTGGCGGGGCCGACTTTCAGGGCCGACACCTGCGCGCCCAGGCGTGCGGCGAAGGCGTCGTAGACGCCACTCTGCACGTAGACCCGGTTCGGGCTGACGCAGGTCTGGCCGCCGTTGCGGAATTTCGCGACCATCAGGCCTTTTACGGCGGCGTCGAGGTCGGCATCGTCGAACACGATGAAGGGTGCATTGCCGCCCAGTTCGAGCGAAAGTTTTTTCAGGGTGGCGGCCGAGTCGCGCGCCAGGCTCTTGCCGACGGCGGTGGAACCGGTAAAGGTGATCTTGCGCACCCGCGCATCCTTCAGCCATTCGCCGACCACGACCGGCGTCTGGGCGCGCGAGGCGGTCACGATGTTGATCACGCCTAGCGGAATGCCGGCTTCCTCGGCGAGGCGCACCAGGGCCAGCGCGGTCAGCGGCGTGTCCTCGGCCGGTTTGGCCAGTACCGTGCAGCCGGCCGCCAGGGCGGGGGCGATCTTGCGGGCGATCATCGCCAGCGGGAAGTTCCAGGGCGTGACCGCGGCCACCACGCCGACCGGCTCCTTCACCACCATCAGCTTGCGGCCACGCCCGCCCTCGGGAATCATGTCGCCGTAGGTGCGCACGGCTTCCTCGGCAAACCACTCGACATACGAGGCGCCGTAGCCGACTTCGCCGCGTGCTTCCGCCAGCGGCTTGCCTTGCTCGCGCGAGATCAGGCGCGCCAGGTCGTCGGCATTGGCCAGGATCAGCGCGTGCCAGCGCTTGAGCAGCTGCGCCCGTTCGCGCGCCGGGCGCTTGCGCCATGATGCGAAGGCTGCGGCGGCGCTGTCGGCGGCAGCGCGCGCATCAAGCACGTCGCTGTCGGCCACCTCGGCGAAGGCCTGGCCGCTGGCCGGGTTGGCGATGGTATAGGTCGCGCCGTTCCGGGCGGGTGTCCATGCGCCGCCGATGAAGTTGCTCGAGCAGACGAGCTCGGGACGGTTCGGCTGCAAGGCGTCATCGTCGATGACGGCGATAGGGAGTCTACTGTTCATGGCGGCGCCCACGATGGGTTGAGATAGCAATGATCTTAGCCAGCCCGGGCGTGTCGCATGGCGCGTAATGAGGTCGCCGAAAGAACGGAAATTGGGAATTTCGGACGAGGGCGGCATTTTGTGCCGCGGCGCGTCCTGATGGCGAAGCGGCTGTTACGCGGTTTGCGCGAACAGCTTTTCGACCGGATAGTAGCTCTTGGTGAAGGGCGACTTGATGACGATATAGCTGAAGTATTTCTCGATGCCGATGTGGGCGTCGAGCAGTCCTTCGATGATGGTCTGGTAGTGCACCACGCCGCTGGTGACGAACTTGAGCAGGTAGTCGAAGCCGCCGCTGACCAGGTGGCATTCGGTTATCTCGTCGATCTTGCGGGTGGCCGCCTCGAACTTGGCGAAGTCCTCGCGGCGGTGATCGGACAAGGTGATCTGCGTGAACACCATCTGCACATTGCCGATCTTTTCCATCTCGACCTGGGCGCCGTATCCCGTGACGAATCCGCCTTTTTCCAGGCGCTTGACGCGGATCAGGCAAGGGCTCGGGGACAGGCCCACCGACTCGGCCAGGTCCACGTTCGCAATGCGTCCGCTACGTTGCAGATGAGCCAGGATCCTGATATCGATCCTGTCCAGTTTGAAGGCACCATCGAGCATACAATCCCCCTTACGACATATCTACAAAGCAAAACTGTAGTCGATTGTAGCAGGCAATCTGCATAAAATTGCCGGGGGCGCAGCATAATATTTGGTGTGTGCTATTTTAATACGGTACGTATTGCCGAAGTTGCCCGAATGCATGTGCGGCGCCACGGCGCCGCACATGCGGATCAGCGCATCGCCGCGCGCACCGCCGGCAGTTCAAGCACCTCGTCGAGCGTGCGCTTCAGGCGCATGAAGAGCAGGTCGAATTCTTCTTCCGTGTAGCACAGCGCCGGCGCGAAGCCGAGGATGCTGTCGTTAAAGGCGCGGAACACCAGGCGGTTGCGGTAGGCCGCTTCGGCCACCGCTTCATTGACGCGCAGGGCCGGATCGAACTGCCGCTTGCTCTTCTTGTCCGCCACCAGTTCCAGGGCGCCGACCAGTCCGCGGTTGCGGGCGTCGCCCACCAGCGGGTGCGCCAGCAGCTCCTGCAGGCCGGCCGTGAAGCGCGGCGTCACCGCGATGCCGTTGGCGAGCAAGCCGCCTTCGTGGTACAGGCGCAGCACTTCCAGGCCGATCGCCGCGGCGACCGGGTGCGCCGAATAGGTCTGGCCGTGGCCGACCGCGATGTCCGGTCCCGCGGCCTCGGAGATGGCGTCGTAGATCGCACTCGACATCATGACCGCGCCCATCGGCGCATAGCCGGCCGTCAGGCCCTTGGCCATCGTCATCAGGTCCGGTTCCACGCCTTCGGCCTCGCAGGCGAACAGGGGGCCGGTGCGCCCGAAACCGGTGATGACCTCGTCGACCGCCAGCAGGATGCCCAGCTCGCGGCAGGTGTCGGCTATTGCCTTGAGCCAGCCGACCGGCGGCACGATCACGCCGCCCGAGCCCTGGATCGGTTCGCAGAAGAAGGCCGCGACGTTCTCCGCCCCCAGCTCGGCCACCTTGTCGCGCAGCGCCTGCACGGAGGCGGCGATGATCGCGGCGTCGTCCTGGCCGACCGGATTGCG
This window harbors:
- a CDS encoding cupin domain-containing protein — protein: MTMLRFYDITPDIKQQHPDEDRRIRGNPLRTSQEYFANDAHGVRSGTWSAEAGSYRIALDEDKHEFFHILTGKVEISNEDGSTTLAYGPGDTGIIPPGFKGVFDIVEPASKFWVVTERR
- a CDS encoding M14 family metallopeptidase gives rise to the protein MNTADHETYPIEVAFPDISPYAAGNAGLPYAWTFDSGVPGPHVMLNALTHGNEVCGAIAVGGLIDAGLRPRRGKLTLAFANVDAYARFEPANPDASRYVDQDFNRVWSEAILDNAARDSSELRRARAMRPLVDSVDWLLDLHSMHERSAPLNVCGPHEKGIALARKLGVPAWIVSDAGHPEGRRMRDYAGFGDPASPKEALLIECGQHWEAKAVDVARDCCARFLLLAGVVDEPDLPAGWLAPRTEPVKVVRVTDPVVARSMDFRFAGPYTGLETFPEQGSVIGWNDGEPVTTPYPNCVLVMPSLRQLRPGVTVVRFGQLLD
- a CDS encoding NAD-dependent succinate-semialdehyde dehydrogenase, translated to MNSRLPIAVIDDDALQPNRPELVCSSNFIGGAWTPARNGATYTIANPASGQAFAEVADSDVLDARAAADSAAAAFASWRKRPARERAQLLKRWHALILANADDLARLISREQGKPLAEARGEVGYGASYVEWFAEEAVRTYGDMIPEGGRGRKLMVVKEPVGVVAAVTPWNFPLAMIARKIAPALAAGCTVLAKPAEDTPLTALALVRLAEEAGIPLGVINIVTASRAQTPVVVGEWLKDARVRKITFTGSTAVGKSLARDSAATLKKLSLELGGNAPFIVFDDADLDAAVKGLMVAKFRNGGQTCVSPNRVYVQSGVYDAFAARLGAQVSALKVGPASDPGSQVGPMINLRALDKIMQHVADALAHGGVLLAGGERLAPDGTYYAPTLIGNAHAGMLLANEETFGPVVALFPFEHEDEVVAQANDTPFGLAAYFYSRDIARVWRVADLLETGIVGINEGALAAESAPFGGVKESGYGREGSRYGLDDYMHTKYLCLGGVE
- a CDS encoding Lrp/AsnC family transcriptional regulator yields the protein MLDGAFKLDRIDIRILAHLQRSGRIANVDLAESVGLSPSPCLIRVKRLEKGGFVTGYGAQVEMEKIGNVQMVFTQITLSDHRREDFAKFEAATRKIDEITECHLVSGGFDYLLKFVTSGVVHYQTIIEGLLDAHIGIEKYFSYIVIKSPFTKSYYPVEKLFAQTA
- a CDS encoding aspartate aminotransferase family protein produces the protein MPSTNRDQLVALDRQHLIHPVTNFRAHEKRGVTVLDSGKGAFLRDIDGNELLDAFSGLWCVNTGYGQESIVRAATEQMARLPYATGYFSYGSEPAIRLAAQLVELAPKSLRHVYFTQGGSDAVDAAIRYVVYYYNALGKPQKKHFISLQRGYHGSSAAGAGLTGLPVFHRNFDLPTLQQHHIPSPYPYRNPVGQDDAAIIAASVQALRDKVAELGAENVAAFFCEPIQGSGGVIVPPVGWLKAIADTCRELGILLAVDEVITGFGRTGPLFACEAEGVEPDLMTMAKGLTAGYAPMGAVMMSSAIYDAISEAAGPDIAVGHGQTYSAHPVAAAIGLEVLRLYHEGGLLANGIAVTPRFTAGLQELLAHPLVGDARNRGLVGALELVADKKSKRQFDPALRVNEAVAEAAYRNRLVFRAFNDSILGFAPALCYTEEEFDLLFMRLKRTLDEVLELPAVRAAMR